One window of the Triticum dicoccoides isolate Atlit2015 ecotype Zavitan chromosome 3B, WEW_v2.0, whole genome shotgun sequence genome contains the following:
- the LOC119280092 gene encoding NAC domain-containing protein 18-like has protein sequence MLDVLFLAVPPCPSPHLLVWWSPSLDFIGEIEEEINLGGAGVEVMGKAGEEEEIEFEPTEDELVLHFLRPQLRGFAPRVAGAVVEADPCAATPWELLARHGLLRRGHGYFFAARRRRGKRAQARRTPEGGGGAWMHSSNREDRRSVTELGVVARWSMTRYCFYARDWAQGRRSTGWVMSEYEITDPRCYRRADDGEEDHYWVLCHVRRSVRKSLKPRSRRP, from the coding sequence ATGCTGGATGTCCTTTTCTTAGCCGTCCCTCCCTGTCCCTCGCCGCATCTTCTTGTCTGGTGGTCGCCGAGCCTTGACTTCATCGGGGAAATAGAGGAGGAGATAAATctgggcggcgccggcgtggaggtgatggggaaggcgggggaggaggaggagatcgaGTTCGAGCCGACGGAGGACGAGCTGGTGCTGCACTTCCTGCGGCCGCAGCTGCGCGGGTTCGCGCCGCGCGTGGCGGGCGCGGTGGTGGAGGCGGACCCGTGCGCGGCAACCCCCTGGGAGCTGCTGGCGCGGCACGGCCTGCTGCGGCGCGGGCACGGCTACTTCttcgcggcgcggcggcggcgcgggaagcGCGCCCAGGCGCGGCGCAccccggagggcggcggcggcgcgtggatgCACAGCAGCAACAGGGAGGACCGGCGGTCCGTGACGGAGCTGGGCGTGGTGGCGCGCTGGTCCATGACGCGCTACTGCTTCTACGCCCGCGACTGGGCGCAGGGGCGGCGGAGCACCGGGTGGGTGATGAGCGAGTACGAGATCACGGACCCGCGGTGCTACCGCCGCGCCGACGACGGCGAGGAGGACCACTACTGGGTGCTCTGCCACGTCCGCCGCAGCGTCAGGAAGAGCCTCAAGCCGCGCTCCCGGAGGCCGTAG